The Bifidobacterium asteroides genomic interval TGTTATTCATCCTCTTCCCAGTGCACAGTGGGTGGCTTCGCTTAGTGATGCCATGCTCGAATACGCCCAGGGCACCGGAAGCTGGTCAAAAGTCACCTCCGCCTTTGTAGACGGCTGGGCAAAGGAGTACAAGACCACTCACTGAAACCAATGGGATAACCATCAGTTGACCATGTTGGACATCCCACCGGAATCTGGTGGGATGTCCTCTCCGGCCCAGGATGCTGAGATGGCGTTCTTGGCCCCAATCCAGCGGGGTCTTGATTTTCCGCAACCAATCTGGTTCGGAACTGTATGAAATGAGATGGGTCATGGGTGTAAAAACAAAATCTGCGTTTGCCATAGGTCTTGCATGCGCAATGGTCATGGCATCCGCCGCGTGCGGCGGTACCTCAGCCTCAGAAGCAAAGGGCCGAGTGTACATGATCAGCCAGAAAGTGGAAAACAACGATCAGTTCCTCCAACTCGGAAAGCAATTCACCAAAGATACAGGCATACCGTTTGATTTGATTTCCCCCTCTGCCGACAGCTATGAGCAGACTTTGAAGAGTGAGCTGGCCAAGAGCAAAGCTCCGACTATCATCGGCCTCGACAACAACGACTATCCCAACTGGTCGGATTATTGCGCGGATCTGTCCAAAACACGCATGTACAAAGATCTTACGGATCCGAATTACGTACTCAAGACCGGGAAAAAGGTGGGCGCCATTCCGTTCGTTCTGGACCGCTATGGCATCATCTATAACAAAGCTATTTTGAATAAATACTTTAAAGCATCGTGGGCCAGCATCCGCTCAGTGGATGCCATCAGAGGATTCGACAGCTTGAAAACCGTGGCCGACGAAATTCAAAGTCACAAAGACGAGCTTGGAGTCAAAGGAGCCTTCACGTCCGCCGGATTCGAATCAAGCTCTATCCGACGATATGGTGACCAGCTGGCTCATATACCGGTCTACTACGAGTATCGAGATAAGAACGTCACAGAGTTGCCGGCAACTGTATCTGATAAATATATGCCCAATCTCAAGAAGATCTTTGATTTGTATGTGAAAGACGAGACCGTTGCGCCGACCCAACTTTCCAGTGCGACATTCGACGATGCTGTTTCCGAGTTCGGTCTTGGCGACGCAGTTTTCATTCAAACGGGATCCTGGGCATATCCGCAATTAAAAAATCAGGAGGTTGCCGACAAGGATATGGGGGTTCTGCCCATATATATGGGTGTGCCGGGAGAGGACAAAGCAGGACTGACCATAAGCTCTAACTACTTTGCCATTAATTCGAAGATATCTCCGGAAGACCGGCGAGCCACGGAGAAGTTCATGTCATGGATGCTGGATAAGGACAGTGCCAGGAAAATCGTCACGGACACCATGGGATTCGAAACCCCATTCAAGTCCTACGCGAAGGCCGGGTACAAGACAAAGAACCCAATCCTCCGCGCCAAT includes:
- a CDS encoding ABC transporter substrate-binding protein translates to MGVKTKSAFAIGLACAMVMASAACGGTSASEAKGRVYMISQKVENNDQFLQLGKQFTKDTGIPFDLISPSADSYEQTLKSELAKSKAPTIIGLDNNDYPNWSDYCADLSKTRMYKDLTDPNYVLKTGKKVGAIPFVLDRYGIIYNKAILNKYFKASWASIRSVDAIRGFDSLKTVADEIQSHKDELGVKGAFTSAGFESSSIRRYGDQLAHIPVYYEYRDKNVTELPATVSDKYMPNLKKIFDLYVKDETVAPTQLSSATFDDAVSEFGLGDAVFIQTGSWAYPQLKNQEVADKDMGVLPIYMGVPGEDKAGLTISSNYFAINSKISPEDRRATEKFMSWMLDKDSARKIVTDTMGFETPFKSYAKAGYKTKNPILRANDAYAKRGYYDIIIRPLPTQQWSLSLGNAMLEYAQGTGPWSGVESAFVNGWASEYKTTHK